The following nucleotide sequence is from Streptomyces pactum.
GCCTCACCTTCCTGGACGCCGACGGCAGCGAGGTGGCATCGCTCACCCCGGGGGCCGTCGCCGGCGGCGCCGAGGGGCAGGACCTGGAAGTGCGCCGCGGGGATCTGACCACGATCCTGCACGCGGCCGTCCGCGACGACCTGGAATTCCTGTTCGACGACTCCATCGACACCCTCGACCAGGCCGGGCCGGAGGTCGACGTCACCTTCCGCAGCGGCCGGCGGCGCACCTTCGACCTGGTGCTCGGCGCGGACGGAATGCACTCACACACCCGGCAGGCGGTGTTCGGCCCGGAAGAACGGTTCCACCGTCACCTCGGGTACTGCTTCGCCCTGTTCACCATGGCGAACACCCGCGGGCTCGCCCGCGAGGTCGTGGTGTGGAACACCCCGGGGAGGACCGCGGCCCTGTACGCCGCCGGGGACGGCGACGATGTGCACGCCTTGCTGGCGTTCCACCGGCCTCGACCGCCGGTCGCCGCCCTCCGGGACCCCGGCGCCCGGCGGGACCTGGTCGCCGCGGCCTTCACCGGCGCGGGCTGGGAGGTCCCCGGCATGGTCGGCGCCATGCGCGACGCGGACGACCTGTTCTTCGACACGGTCGGCCAGATCCGCATGCCCCACTGGTCCAGCGGCCGCGTCGCGCTCGTCGGCGACGCCGCGTACGCGCCCTCGTTCCTCACCGGGCAGGGGACGAGCCTGGCGCTCGTCGGGGCCTACATGCTCGCCCACGCCCTGGCCGTGCACCGGGACCACACGGCGGCCTTCGCCGCGTACGAACGCGCCCTTCGCCCGTTCGTCGCCATGAACCAGGCACTGGTGGACAACGGCGCGGCCACGCTCCTCCCCGTCACGGCGCGGGCCCTCGATCGGCGCAACACCATGCTGCGGAACCTCGTCGCCGTGCCGTCCGCCACGGCACGACCGGCCCATACGGCCCTGACCCTGCCCGAGTTCACCCCGCTGCCGTGACCCGGCACCCCGGCGCACCGCACCATCTCCCGGGGTCAGCGGCCGGGGCTCCCGGAACCGGACCGCGGGAGCCGGTCGGTGCCGCCGTCGGGGGCGGCACGGACCAGGCCCGTGCGGTAGGCGATGACGACGAGCTGCGCCCGGTCGCGGGCCTCCAGCTTCGTCATGGCGCGCTGCACATGGGCGCGGACGGTGAAGGGGCTGAGGAACATCCGCTCGGCGATCTCCTGGTTGGACAGGCCGGTCGCGACCGCGGCCACCATCTCGCGCTCGCGCGGGGTGAGGAGGGCGAGCCGCTCGTGGTGGCGCGGCGGAGCAGCCTCCGGTGTGGCCAGGAAACGGGCGACCAGGGAGCGGGTGGCGGCGGGGGACAGCAGGGTGTCGCCGGCGGCGATCGTCCGCACGGCGTCCGCCAGGTCCTCCGCCCCGATGCCCTTGCCGATGAAGCCGCCGGCCCCCGCGCGCAGCGCCCGGGCGACGTACTCGTCCGTTTCGTACGTGGTGAGGATCAGCACGCGGGTGGCCCGCAGCGCCGGGTCCGCGCAGATCTCCGAGGTGGCGGTGAGCCCGTCCACCCCGGGCATGCGGATGTCCATGACCACCACGTCCGGGAGCAGTTCCCGGGCGAGTCGCACCGCCTCCCCGCCGTCGGCGGCCTCGCCGACCACGGTGATGCCCTCGGCGCTGTCGAGGAGCAGGCGGAAGGCACCCCGCAGCAGGGCCTGGTCGTCGGCGAGCAGCACCCTGAGCGTCATGGCGCCTCCCCGGCCTTCCCGCCCGCCCGTCCGGCGTCCGTCACCGCGCCGGGCACCGGTCCCCCGGCGGCCGTGGCCCCGCCCGGCCTCCGCGTCGTGTCCCCGGCCGGCGGGACGGGCAGCCGGGCGCGGACGAGGAAACCGCCCTCCGGGCGCGGGCCCGCGAAGAGGTGTCCCCCGACCGCGGTGGCACGTTCCCGCATCCCGATCAGACCGTGGCCGGGCGGACGGTCCGGTGCCGCGGACGCGCCCGGTCCCGGAGGCGTGGCCGGCGCCGCCCGGGAGCCCCGCCCGTCGTCGGCGACGGTGATGGTCACACGGTCGCGGTCCCAGGTGAGACGGACCTGAGCGGTGGCGGTGCCGGCGTGCCGGGCCACGTTGGTCAGGGCCTCCTGGACGATGCGGTAGGCGGTGAGGTCCACTCCCGGCGGCAGCGGTCCGGCCGTGCCTTCCTGGTGCACCGACACCTCCAGACCCGCGCGGCGGAAGGAGTCGAGGAGCGCGGGGAGCCGGGACAGCCCGGGTGCCGGTTCGGCCGGCGCGGCCGTGTCCCCGGACTGACGCAGCAGACCGACCGTGGCCCGCAGTTCGTCGAGCGCCTGGGCGGTGGTCCCGATGAGATCCTGGAGGCTCGTGCGGGCCTGCTCCGGGCGCGCGTCGAAGAAGTGGGCGGCGACCGTGGCCTGGGCGTGGGCCAGGGTGATCTGATGCGCCACCAGGTCGTGCAGCTCCCGGGCGATGCGCACCCGTTCCTCGGCCACCCTGCGGCGCGCCTCGGCGTCCCGGCTCTCCTCGGCCCGCCGGGCCCGTTCCTCCACGGCCGCCAGGTAGGCCCGCCGGTTGCGCACCGCATGCGCGAGTACGCCGGCCACCGGCGGGAACACCGCCACCGCACCCATCCTGCTCGCGTCCTTCCACGACACGTTCCCGGACAAGGGGATGGCGGCGACCAGTACCGCGGACGTGAGCAGCACCGCAGCCGCCGCGCGCCGTTCGGTGCGCGCCGCGAGCGCGCAGGAGTACGCGGCGATCACGGCGGGGGCCACGATGAGCGGGGTGAGCAGCAGGCCCAGGGGCGGCACCAGCACGCCGGCCGCGGTCGTGGCCGCCAGGGCGGCCGGTGGCGCCCGGTGCCGTACGGGCAGGACGGCACAGGACACCACGGCGATGGCGTAGGCGGCGGCCGGCGGTGCCGACAGGGTGTCGTCCACCTGTATCACCCCGCCGAGCAGACAGAGCGCGAAGGCCGTCGCCATGATCGCCGCTTCTCGCCGCCACGCGCCGGACGACCGCGGGCCCCCGCCATCGGTGCCCGCCCCGGCCCCGGCCGGCGGGGAGCCGCCGCACCGCTGCGTCGGTCCCGGCCGCGAAGGATGGGGCACGCCCGCCCGGTGCCTCACCCTCGACAACGGTAATCGGCACACGCGCCTCAGGATACGAGCCGGCCGCCGGGCCCGGTGGCCGGGCGGCGGGGCCGCCGGCCCGGGCGCCACCGGCCCGGAACCTCGGGGACGCCGCCGGAAGGCAGGCCGTCCGAACCGGTGAGGAGAAGTCGCCACCCGCTGATCACTCCGGACACCACGAGAAGAGGGGAACGCGCGCGGTCCCGCGCGCCACCCCCCACATTTCCCTGCGGCGCCCCGACGGGCATCGTCCCCGGGGGCCGTCCGCGGCCTGGTGCCCGCGCACCAGCCCGCTCCCCGGTCCTGGTGCCCGCGCACCAGGAGCCGGTACGCGGACCGGCGGGCCGGGGCTCGTTCCCGGCGGGACCGGGCCGGGAGCCGGTGACCCGAGGGCCGCCGCCGGACCTCCCGCCGCCGGCCGAGATGAGGCACGACAGCCGGCCCGGCGGACCGGGGGCCCGATCCGCCGACGTCCCGTCACGAAGGCGCCGGCCGGGGTCGTCACGGAGGTCTCGGCCGGGGTCGTCATGGAGGCGCCGGCCGGGGTCGTCAGGGAGAGGCGCCGGCCGGGGCCGGTCGCCGCGCGGGGGACGGGTCGGCCCGCCTCCCCGGCACGGGCGGTGGCCGGGGAGGCGGCGGACCCCGCCGGTCAGGCGAACTCGGGCGCCCCCGGGGCGCTCGCGGCCGGCCGGTCCGGGGTCTGCTCGTGGTCGCGGGCGCTCAGCGTGAGGTTCCCGGCCGCGTTGAAGAACGGCCGGAAGCGGGTGGCCCCCCGCTCCGGGTGGTCCAGCACCCGGGCCGGGTGGACGTCGGTCTTCTTCCGGTCCGCCAGGTCACCGGCGATCCGGCCGAGCGGCACCGGGGAGGCCCCGGGCGCGCAGAGCAGCCGCAGGTCCCACAGGTCCTGCTCCACCGAGGTCCGCCGGTCGAGCGCCGCCGCGTACGGGAGGGTGACCTCGAACCGGGCGGTGCCCCGCCCACCGGGCACGGCGGTGACCGGCGCCCGGAAGTCGTACGCGTCACCCTGCCGGGACGCCGCGACGACCACCGCCTCCGGACCGAGCACGGCGGTGCCGTACAGGTCCGCGGTCACCGTCACGGTGCCCTGGCCCACCAGCACCTCGGCGACCTCGGCGTGCGAGGGACGCAGCCAGGTCCGCAGCGCCAGGAAGCCGTCGGCGGTGGTGTAGGGGACCAGCCCGGTCACCCCGTCCTTCCCCGCCGGCAGCGGGAAGACCACCAGCCGGGCGGTCTCGACCAGCCGGGCGGTGAGCCGGGTCCGCTTGTTGGTGCCGCGGGGCGCCACGTAGCAGTCCCAGCGGCCCTCGGGCAGCACCTGCGCGGTCCGCTCCAGGGTGACCTCGGCGTGGCTGCCCAGGGGCGCCGGCAGCGGCAGCCGCACCTCGCGCTTCTCCGGGTCCCGGCGCAGCCGCACCACCAGGTCCAGGTCGCCCTCGGGCAGTTCGGCGACGGGCAGCCGCACCGTGACCCCGCCGTCCGCGGTGGCCCGGCAGTGCGCGTGCACCGGCCCCTGGGCGGCCGGCGCCACCGGTGCCTCCTCGGCCGCCGGCCGCGCCCGGTCGGCCCGCGGCACGATGCGGCGCAGCTGCGACCGTACGCGCCGCAGCAGCGGCGGGGCCGCGGGCGCCGGGCGCGCCGACCGCAGCTCGTGGATGAGGCTCTCGTAGCGCTCGGCGATGATCGACGGGTCGAAGGAGGCGGCCGTGGTACGGGCCTTGGCGGCCATCCGCAGCCGGGTCTCCCGGTCGTCGATCATGCGCAGCAGCGCGGCGGCGTAGGCGTCCACCCCGCCGTCGAGCGGGACGAGCAGCCCGTCCGAGCCGTGGGTGATGATCTCGCCCGGACCGTAGGGGCAGTCGGTGGCGACCACCGGCACCCCGCAGTGCATGGCCTCCACGATGGTCATGCCGAAGGACTCCGCGTCGGAGGAGACGGCGGCGATGGAGCCCTTGGCCCACTCGGTCTCGATGGGGGAGACCGCGCCCATCAGCCGGATGCGGTTGTACAGCCCCAGCCGGTCGATGCGCTCCCGCAGCGCGCCCTTCTGCGGGCCGCGGCCGTAGATCCGCAGGTGCCAGTCGGGGCGTTCGGCGGCGACCTTGGCGAAGGCGTCGATGAGCCGGTCGTAACGCTTGATCTCGACCAGCCGGCCGGCCGCGACGATCAGCTTGGCGGCGTTGCCGGAGGGCTCGACCGCCGGGGCGGGCACCCCGTTGGGGATGCACAGGATGCGGGTGGTCACGCCGGGCAGCGCGGCCTGGTAGACCGCGGCGTCGGCGTGGGAGACCGTGACGAAGGCGTCCAGGCCGGCCAGAGCCGCGTTCTGGTCGTCGCGCACCTGCGGGGTGTGCGAGTTGAAGGTGAGGTGCTCCTGCCCGATGCGGATGAGGCGGTCACCGCCGTACCGGGCGAGGTAGCCGTTGAGCACCGGGCGGGTGGCGATGACGACGTCGGCGTCGGTGTCCCGCAGATAGGCGGCGATCCGGTCGTCGGTGAGCCGGGAGGGCGCCATCGGACCGAAGGCCACGCCGGTGTCGGTGAACATGGTGCTCGGCTGCTTCGCCGCGGGGTCCTCGCCGTCGTGGCCGGAGGACTCCGGACGCCAGTCGATCAGCGGGACCAGGCGCACCTCGGCGGCGATGTCCAGCTGCGGGGTGTCGGCCGGGCGGTAGACGCTGGCGATCTCGACCTGGTGGTGCGCCGACAGCGCCCGGGACAGGTTCACCGTGGAACGGATCGTCCCGCCGATGCCGTAGGCGTTGTAGATCAGAAAGGCGATCTTCACCCGTCCTGTACCCCTCATTCGCGGGCGCGCCGGTCCGGCGCGGCCGTGGTCGATACGGGCCCGGCCAAGGAGGCGGCCCGGGACATCAGACCCGGCCACGGGCGGAAGGTTGTGCGCGGGCCGTGAATTGTGATGACCGTCATATGTATACCGGGTGAAGGGCGGATGACGCGGCCGGGGGGGGCGGGGTGTGCCGCCGGCGGCCCGGCGTGCGGGCGGGTCGAGGCCGGGTCGGACGCCCGGGAGGCAGGCCGGGCGCGGCCACGACGCCCGGGGCGTACGCACGGGGACGGCCACGACGCCCGGGGCGTACGCACGGGGACGGCCACGACGCCCGGGATGCGCGCACGGGCACGTTCGGCGACGCCCGGCCGTGCCCGGCCTCCGACCGCGGGGCTGTGGGATCCTGGCCGGGTGGGGGCGCCGGGGGGCCGAGCGCGGGAGGTGTACCGGTGGCAGCACCGCCGCTGGCGGTCTTCGACCTGGACGGCACCCTGGCCGACGTCCGGCACCGCCTGCACCACCTGGAGCGCCGCCCCCGGGACTGGCAGGCGTTCTTCCGCGCCGCGCCGCAGGACCCGCCGCTGGCCGAGGGGGTCGCGCTGGCCCGGGCCGGTGCGGTGGGCTGTGAGGTCGCCTATGTGACCGGGCGCCCCGAGCACTGCCGCGCCGACACGGAGGAGTGGCTCGCCCGGCACGGGCTGCCGTCCGGCCGGTTGCTGATGCGCAGGCCGCACGACCGCCGCCCGGCCCGGGTCGCCAAGCCGGAACTGCTGGCACGGCTGGCCCGGAACCGGACCGTCGCCCTGGTGGTCGATGACGACGAGCAGGTCTGTGCCGCCTACGAGCGGGCCGGTTTCCCGGTGGTACGGGCCGCCTGGGCGGCCGCGGAGCCGGTGCTGCGGCAGGTCCAGGAGGAGGAAGGCCGCTCATAACCGCCGGCCGCCCGGCCGAAGGTCCGGAAGCCGCGACCCGCTCCGTACGGGGCTGCGGCCGGACGTGTGCGGCAGCCGCCGCCCGCGTCGACGGTCCGCGTCCGCATTGACAGCCCCGAGTGTGAGTGGTTGAGTACTCACATGCAATCGGAACGGCAACGACGGCTCTCCACCGCGGAGGAACGCCGCGCCACGGTGCTGCGCACCGCCATCGGCGCGTTCGCGGCGCGCGGTTACTTCGGCACCACCACGACGGAGGTGGCCAAGGCCGCCGGCATCTCCCAGGCGTACGTCTACCGGCTGTTCCCCAGCAAGGAGGCGCTGTTCGCCGCGGTCGTCGAGCACTGCTTCACCCGGGTCCGCGCGGCCCTGGAGGAGGGCGCCGCGACGGCGAAGGGGGGCTCCGCCGAGGCCGTGCTGGACTCCATGGGTGATGCGTACGCGCGTCTGATCAGCGACAACGACCTGCTGTTGGTGCAGTTGCACGCCCAGGCCGCGGCGGTCTCCGAACCCGCCATCCGGGAAGCGGTGCGGGCCGGGTACGCCCGCACCGTCGAATACGTGCGCGGGGCCTCGGGGGGTGACGAGCGGCAGGTGCAGGAGTTCTTCGCCGTCGGCGCGCTCTGTCATCTGCTGGTCTCGGTCGACGCGGCGGCGGTGGACGCGCCCTGGACCCGCACCCTCGCCGCCGGGATCACGCACTACTGAAACGACCGACCACGACCGGCCGGGGCCCGCCGTGCCCGGTCGCGACCGGGCGGGCGGCCCGTCGGACCCCGGTCCGGAGGTCGCCCGTTTCTTCGAGGCCGCGAGTGAGTGGTCAATCACTCATCGAGAAGAGGGAAGGCGACTCACCCGTCCGTCGGGCGCCGGGGAGCGCCCGGCCGTACCGCGCCCACCGGCCCACCGCTCCGTCGGGCGCTCCCGTACCCACCGGCCGGCCCCGCCACGTCCGCGACCCACGTCCTCCACGCCCGGCCACTCCGACCCCACCCGCCACCCGTCCCTCACGCGCACCGCGCTCATCACACCCCGAACCCCCGGCCCCACACCGCAGAAGGAGCCCCCAGCCATGACCGTGACCCGTCGTACCGCCATCCGTTCCATCGACCCCGCCGCTCCCGTCATCGCCCGTGCCGCCACCACCGTGTACGCCCCGCCGGCGGCCGTCTGGGCGCTGCACACGGACATCGGGGCGTGGGCCGACTGGCAGACCGACGTCAGCCGCGCCGAGTTCACCGGGCCGCTCGCCCCCGGGGCCACCTTCCGCTGGCACACCCACGGGCTCGCCATCACCTCCACCGTCCACCAGGTGGTGCCCAGGGAGCGCATCGTCTGGGGCGGCCCGGCCCACGGCATCGACGGCATCCACGTCTGGACGTTCGAGGAGACAGGGGGAGCCGTGACGGTCCGTACCGAGGAGTCCTGGAGCGGCGCTCCGGCGGAGGCTGATCCGGTGGGCCTC
It contains:
- a CDS encoding FAD-dependent monooxygenase, yielding MTRTGPAGPSGAAGTTARRSVLISGAGVCGAALAYWLHRSGCAVTVVEKAGAPRDGGYPIDIRGTATEVVRRMGILPRLRDAHLDARRLTFLDADGSEVASLTPGAVAGGAEGQDLEVRRGDLTTILHAAVRDDLEFLFDDSIDTLDQAGPEVDVTFRSGRRRTFDLVLGADGMHSHTRQAVFGPEERFHRHLGYCFALFTMANTRGLAREVVVWNTPGRTAALYAAGDGDDVHALLAFHRPRPPVAALRDPGARRDLVAAAFTGAGWEVPGMVGAMRDADDLFFDTVGQIRMPHWSSGRVALVGDAAYAPSFLTGQGTSLALVGAYMLAHALAVHRDHTAAFAAYERALRPFVAMNQALVDNGAATLLPVTARALDRRNTMLRNLVAVPSATARPAHTALTLPEFTPLP
- a CDS encoding response regulator transcription factor: MTLRVLLADDQALLRGAFRLLLDSAEGITVVGEAADGGEAVRLARELLPDVVVMDIRMPGVDGLTATSEICADPALRATRVLILTTYETDEYVARALRAGAGGFIGKGIGAEDLADAVRTIAAGDTLLSPAATRSLVARFLATPEAAPPRHHERLALLTPREREMVAAVATGLSNQEIAERMFLSPFTVRAHVQRAMTKLEARDRAQLVVIAYRTGLVRAAPDGGTDRLPRSGSGSPGR
- a CDS encoding sensor histidine kinase produces the protein MATAFALCLLGGVIQVDDTLSAPPAAAYAIAVVSCAVLPVRHRAPPAALAATTAAGVLVPPLGLLLTPLIVAPAVIAAYSCALAARTERRAAAAVLLTSAVLVAAIPLSGNVSWKDASRMGAVAVFPPVAGVLAHAVRNRRAYLAAVEERARRAEESRDAEARRRVAEERVRIARELHDLVAHQITLAHAQATVAAHFFDARPEQARTSLQDLIGTTAQALDELRATVGLLRQSGDTAAPAEPAPGLSRLPALLDSFRRAGLEVSVHQEGTAGPLPPGVDLTAYRIVQEALTNVARHAGTATAQVRLTWDRDRVTITVADDGRGSRAAPATPPGPGASAAPDRPPGHGLIGMRERATAVGGHLFAGPRPEGGFLVRARLPVPPAGDTTRRPGGATAAGGPVPGAVTDAGRAGGKAGEAP
- a CDS encoding glycosyltransferase family 4 protein translates to MKIAFLIYNAYGIGGTIRSTVNLSRALSAHHQVEIASVYRPADTPQLDIAAEVRLVPLIDWRPESSGHDGEDPAAKQPSTMFTDTGVAFGPMAPSRLTDDRIAAYLRDTDADVVIATRPVLNGYLARYGGDRLIRIGQEHLTFNSHTPQVRDDQNAALAGLDAFVTVSHADAAVYQAALPGVTTRILCIPNGVPAPAVEPSGNAAKLIVAAGRLVEIKRYDRLIDAFAKVAAERPDWHLRIYGRGPQKGALRERIDRLGLYNRIRLMGAVSPIETEWAKGSIAAVSSDAESFGMTIVEAMHCGVPVVATDCPYGPGEIITHGSDGLLVPLDGGVDAYAAALLRMIDDRETRLRMAAKARTTAASFDPSIIAERYESLIHELRSARPAPAAPPLLRRVRSQLRRIVPRADRARPAAEEAPVAPAAQGPVHAHCRATADGGVTVRLPVAELPEGDLDLVVRLRRDPEKREVRLPLPAPLGSHAEVTLERTAQVLPEGRWDCYVAPRGTNKRTRLTARLVETARLVVFPLPAGKDGVTGLVPYTTADGFLALRTWLRPSHAEVAEVLVGQGTVTVTADLYGTAVLGPEAVVVAASRQGDAYDFRAPVTAVPGGRGTARFEVTLPYAAALDRRTSVEQDLWDLRLLCAPGASPVPLGRIAGDLADRKKTDVHPARVLDHPERGATRFRPFFNAAGNLTLSARDHEQTPDRPAASAPGAPEFA
- a CDS encoding phosphatase domain-containing protein; this translates as MAAPPLAVFDLDGTLADVRHRLHHLERRPRDWQAFFRAAPQDPPLAEGVALARAGAVGCEVAYVTGRPEHCRADTEEWLARHGLPSGRLLMRRPHDRRPARVAKPELLARLARNRTVALVVDDDEQVCAAYERAGFPVVRAAWAAAEPVLRQVQEEEGRS
- a CDS encoding TetR/AcrR family transcriptional regulator, yielding MQSERQRRLSTAEERRATVLRTAIGAFAARGYFGTTTTEVAKAAGISQAYVYRLFPSKEALFAAVVEHCFTRVRAALEEGAATAKGGSAEAVLDSMGDAYARLISDNDLLLVQLHAQAAAVSEPAIREAVRAGYARTVEYVRGASGGDERQVQEFFAVGALCHLLVSVDAAAVDAPWTRTLAAGITHY
- a CDS encoding SRPBCC family protein, which codes for MTVTRRTAIRSIDPAAPVIARAATTVYAPPAAVWALHTDIGAWADWQTDVSRAEFTGPLAPGATFRWHTHGLAITSTVHQVVPRERIVWGGPAHGIDGIHVWTFEETGGAVTVRTEESWSGAPAEADPVGLRQALQRSLETWLRLLKAEAERRWPDRPSAVTP